The stretch of DNA GGCAGGCTGTGTGCGGTCCTTGCTGGTGGTGCCGGGGTGGTTGGGCGAGGCGACGATGTAACCCTGCCCGGCCAACGCGCTGGCGAGCCAGGACTGGTTGATCCAGTTGCCGAAGATGCCGTGGGAGATCACCACCAACGGATGCTCGCCGGCAGCCGGTGCAGCGTCCTTCAAGGCCGGCGCGCCGTAGAAAACCGGATTGTCGGCGATCAGTTGTGGCGTGCCGGTGGCATCGGTCGGGTACCACACTGCCACCTGCAACGGCCTGCCGTGTTCAGCGTCGGGAATCACTATTTCCTGGAAGCCGATCCGAACCTCATTGGCCTGGGCCAGACCGGTTACAACCGTCAACAACAGCGCAGCACACAGCGTTTTCATCCTTGAGTTCCCTAAGTGGCTAAGCGCCATATTCTGGCATGGCCGTCATGGGAAAGCAGGTGGGAAATCAATGCGCGTATAAATCATCAGGCTATGGCAACTATCCGAATGGTACGTCTACCATGTAGTCACACTCCTTTCAGATAGCCCCCAATGATCAAAGCCAGCCTGCGTAGTCACCTGACCCTCTGGTTTGCCGGTTTGTCGCTGCTCACCCTGGTGAGCGTAGGGTTCTACGTTGGGCACATCGCTACCGAGCAACTGAAACTGGCCAGTGGCAATGCCTTGTTGAGCACTGCCCGCTCCACCGCCGCGCTATTGGCGGTGCAGCTGCGTGAACGCCAGCTCGAAGTGTCGCTGCTCAGCCGCGCACCGCTGTTCAGACGGGGCAACCTGGACGATCCGGACATACTGACCTCCATGGAACAACGCACCCAGTCCCGCGCCGAGTACGCGTGGATGGGCGTCGCCGACACAGACGGGCGTGTGCGCCAGGCGGTGAATGGGCTGCTGGTCGACCAATCCGTAACGGCACGGCCCTGGTTCCAGGCCGGTTTGCAGGGCAACTACACCGGCGATCCCCACGAGGCGGTACTGCTTGCCAAGCTGCTGCCGGGCTCCAACGGTGAGCCCTGGCGCTTCATCGACTTTGCCGCACCGATTCGCAATGCCGGGGGCCAGGTGATCGGCGTACTGGGGGCTCACGCCCATTGGACGTGGGTGACACAAATTGTCGAAGCGGCCAAAGGCAATACGCCGGACATCGAGGCGCTGATCATCGACAACGACGGCAAGGTGCTCTACCCGGAACAACTGGCCGGCCAGCAACTGCCCCAGGACCGCCTGGCCAATGACACCGGCTGGTCGGTCGACAACGGCTACGTGACCAGCGCCGTGGCGGTGCCCAGCCCGTCGAATTCCAGCCTGACCTGGTACATCGTGATGCGCCAGCCGCTGGAAATCGCCCTGCACCCTGCCCGCGTATTGCTCTACAAACTGCTGCTGTTGGGCGTCATTGCCGCGGTGATTTTCGGCTTCGTGGCGTATTACCTGGCGTCGTACCTCAGCCGGCCCATCGAAGAACTCGCGCGTTCAGCCAAGCAGGTCCAAAACCAACAGCCTGGCGCGTATTTCCCTCAAGACCATTTCGTACTGGAAATCGCCCAGCTCGGGCGCTCCATCAAGGGCATGACCCAATCGCTGCTTGGCAAAGAGCGCGAGCTGCAGGACACCAATGCGTCCCTGGAAGCCACCGTCGCCCAGCGTACTGCCGCCCTCACCCAGGCCAATGCCGAGCTGTTGAACCTGGCCAGCCATGACGCCCTGACCGGCGTCTACAACCGTCGGCGCTTCGATGAAAAACTGGCGGAGTACAGCCTGCTGTTCCAGCGCAGCGGGCGCGCATTTGCCTTGCTGCTGATCGACGTTGATCATTTCAAGCGGATCAACGATACCCATGGGCATGCCGTCGGGGACGATGTACTGCGCCAGCTCGCGCAGTTGATTCAGGACGCCACCCGCGCCACCGACTTCGTCGCCCGTTACGGCGGTGAAGAGTTTGCGGTGCTGTTGCCGGAAATCGAAGCGCCGGACAGCCCGGATGTGGTGGCCGAGAAGATTCGCGCGGCAATTGCCGGAGCGTATTTCGAGACCGCTGGGCAGGTCACGGTGAGTATTGGCGTCGGGCTCGTTGAAGCGTCGGACAGCGACACCACAGTGCTGATCAAGCGTGCGGATCAGCAGTTGTATCGGGCCAAGTCGTCGGGGCGCAACCGCGTGGCGTGACGGTGTAGTGCGTCATGAGCCTTTCCAGAAAGCCACAACGCTCTTGATTAAATATCGACAGCCGCGCGCCCATGACCGTAATCTGCCCCACGAACGATGAACACAACGTATGCAGGTCATCAATGGCTGAGGTGCTGGACCGTTTCGACCAATGGCTGGCTCGGTTCGGCAAGCGTTACGTTCATCTGGACTCGGGAGATGACGATTTCCAGGGCTTTATCATCGATGCTGAACAGGTCGCGGCAACCATCGAGCTGGCGCGTTTCGCCGGTATCAACGCCAGTCTTGAGAGTTTCTGATTTCAGGTAAATATCCATGTCCATCACCGACAACCTGCTCGCCTTCACCTTCGCCGCCACGTTGCTCACGTTGACGCCCGGACTGGACACGGCCCTGGTATTGCGCACTGCAACGGTGGAGGGCAAGCAACAAGCCTTGCGCGCCACCCTGGGTATCAATGCCGGCTGCCTGCTGTGGGGTGCAGCGGTGGCCTTTGGGCTGGGCGCGTTGATTGCCGTGTCCGAGGTGGCCTTCAACGTCTTGAAGTACTGCGGCGCGGCTTACCTGGCGTGGCTGGGCTTGAACATGCTGGTGCGTCCGCGCAGTTCGCTGGCGTCCGTCGAGGCCGATGGAAAGCCCGGCGCCAACTGGTTCCTGAAAGGCATGATGGGCAACGTCCTCAACCCCAAGATCGGGATTTTCTACGTGTCTTTCCTGCCGCAGTTCATTCCCCAGGGGCATCCGCTGGTGGCGTGGACGTTCGGGCTGGTGAGCATCCACGTGGTGATCAGCCTGGCCTGGGCACTGATACTGATCGGTGCCACGCAGCCATTGGCCGGTGTGCTGCGGCGTGAAAAGGTGATCAAGTGGATGGACCGCACCACCGGCATGATATTCGTGCTGTTCGCGGCCCGGCTGGCCTTCAGCAAGCGCTGAAGTCAGCGCCGGTCCCGATGCCGTACCAGGCCTTCGAGGGTAAACCGCGCCTGCATCAGCACCACATCCCGCACCAGTTCCATTTCCTTCTGGCTCACTTCGGTCCAGTTCAAGGCGGAGAGCAGCTTGGGTTTCTGTACCCGAAACGCCAGGCCCTGGGTGAACAGCGCCATCGAGTGGATCACCGTGCGTTCGTCGTCAACGGCAAGGCCGGCAACGCGCGCGATCAGCAGGCGGATCACGTTGGCGATGCGCGCCTTGAAGCGTTCCTCGAACGCCATGGTCGCGCTTTCAGGGCAGAGCCCGGCTTGATGGCGATCAAGAAACGCCCGCCACGCGGTGGTCTGGGGACTGTCCTGGATCGTTGAAACCACCGCGCCGAGAATGCCCAGTGAGGCGTCGATCAACCTCTGATCGTCGACCCCGGGATCGGCCAGCGCACCTTCCGCGGCTTCAACGGTGGGCGCCATCTTCTGCCACAACAGCGCGATCAAGTGCTCGACGCATTCCAGGTACACGCCTTCCTTGCCATCGAAGTAGTACTGGATCGCGGGCGCATTGACGCCGGCAGCATTCGCGATGTCTCGCGTGGACGCGCCGTCGTAGCCACGCTCGCCAAATACCTCGACAGCCGCCTCGATAATGCGTGCGCGGGTTTCTTCACCCCGCTGATAACCCCCTTC from Pseudomonas sp. NC02 encodes:
- a CDS encoding sensor domain-containing diguanylate cyclase translates to MIKASLRSHLTLWFAGLSLLTLVSVGFYVGHIATEQLKLASGNALLSTARSTAALLAVQLRERQLEVSLLSRAPLFRRGNLDDPDILTSMEQRTQSRAEYAWMGVADTDGRVRQAVNGLLVDQSVTARPWFQAGLQGNYTGDPHEAVLLAKLLPGSNGEPWRFIDFAAPIRNAGGQVIGVLGAHAHWTWVTQIVEAAKGNTPDIEALIIDNDGKVLYPEQLAGQQLPQDRLANDTGWSVDNGYVTSAVAVPSPSNSSLTWYIVMRQPLEIALHPARVLLYKLLLLGVIAAVIFGFVAYYLASYLSRPIEELARSAKQVQNQQPGAYFPQDHFVLEIAQLGRSIKGMTQSLLGKERELQDTNASLEATVAQRTAALTQANAELLNLASHDALTGVYNRRRFDEKLAEYSLLFQRSGRAFALLLIDVDHFKRINDTHGHAVGDDVLRQLAQLIQDATRATDFVARYGGEEFAVLLPEIEAPDSPDVVAEKIRAAIAGAYFETAGQVTVSIGVGLVEASDSDTTVLIKRADQQLYRAKSSGRNRVA
- a CDS encoding LysE family translocator — its product is MSITDNLLAFTFAATLLTLTPGLDTALVLRTATVEGKQQALRATLGINAGCLLWGAAVAFGLGALIAVSEVAFNVLKYCGAAYLAWLGLNMLVRPRSSLASVEADGKPGANWFLKGMMGNVLNPKIGIFYVSFLPQFIPQGHPLVAWTFGLVSIHVVISLAWALILIGATQPLAGVLRREKVIKWMDRTTGMIFVLFAARLAFSKR
- a CDS encoding CerR family C-terminal domain-containing protein → MARHKPAAEGGYQRGEETRARIIEAAVEVFGERGYDGASTRDIANAAGVNAPAIQYYFDGKEGVYLECVEHLIALLWQKMAPTVEAAEGALADPGVDDQRLIDASLGILGAVVSTIQDSPQTTAWRAFLDRHQAGLCPESATMAFEERFKARIANVIRLLIARVAGLAVDDERTVIHSMALFTQGLAFRVQKPKLLSALNWTEVSQKEMELVRDVVLMQARFTLEGLVRHRDRR